The following coding sequences lie in one Sporocytophaga myxococcoides DSM 11118 genomic window:
- a CDS encoding DUF349 domain-containing protein → MSKEKELLGNDKIKEVGKVGEVATPVKSMIDEMDVHDEEHGHEHISDLSQLSKEDLLKMLEGMKLDENLSKASAMLKQIKYHYDHLLEVEKNEALSKFLANGGEETDFDYRRDNVSLKFDKQYDQLRHKLSEHFLNLEKDKEKNLTKKNELLDKLRTLISAEETQTSITSLKEIQEEWRKIGSVPAAQTQEIWANYNALVERFYNNRSIYFELKELDRKKNLEAKIEICEKAESLAESGQTVNALIRELKVLHEEFRNIGPVPKEDQEVLWNRFKVASDKIYEKRGEYYKELRERQEQNLEVKIKLAEAIAGFTQFQTSRIEEWKQKTAELLELQEKWKQAGGVPQDKGKEISKKFWSACKSFFHNKEVFFKHLEVEKEENLKKKIALCERAEVLKDQTDFSGTATELKNLQKEWEAIGPVPIKEKEPIFKRFKAACDHFFNKKRELQAEHEKEFKDNLDKKNALIQKLEGLNSDNNSNPDDLKVIQDEWKKIGFVPKTEMKDINARYQRAVDNFLGHLEGDKSEVDKLKLSLQINALKTNPEGGKKLYQKEKEIHRKISVLKQEIDRLNTNLEFFAKSAAADKLKKEFYSKIESAQNEIDELKSQLKMIKDAENDK, encoded by the coding sequence ATGAGCAAGGAAAAAGAACTTTTGGGAAATGACAAGATAAAGGAAGTTGGAAAGGTCGGAGAGGTGGCTACTCCTGTAAAATCTATGATAGATGAAATGGATGTTCATGATGAAGAACATGGCCATGAACATATCAGTGATTTATCACAACTTTCAAAAGAAGATTTGCTAAAGATGCTTGAAGGCATGAAGCTCGATGAAAATCTAAGCAAAGCATCAGCAATGCTGAAGCAAATTAAGTATCACTATGATCATTTGCTGGAAGTGGAAAAGAATGAAGCATTGAGTAAATTCCTTGCCAATGGTGGAGAAGAAACTGATTTTGACTATAGAAGAGATAATGTGAGTTTGAAGTTTGATAAGCAATATGATCAGCTTCGTCATAAATTATCTGAACATTTTCTTAATCTTGAAAAGGATAAAGAAAAAAATCTGACTAAGAAGAATGAGTTACTTGATAAGCTCCGGACTTTGATTTCTGCTGAAGAAACTCAGACAAGTATTACTTCTTTAAAGGAGATTCAGGAAGAGTGGAGAAAAATCGGTTCTGTACCTGCGGCTCAGACTCAGGAGATTTGGGCTAACTACAATGCATTGGTAGAGCGTTTTTACAATAACAGAAGTATATATTTTGAATTGAAGGAGCTAGACAGAAAGAAAAATCTAGAAGCTAAAATCGAAATATGTGAGAAAGCTGAAAGTCTTGCTGAATCTGGGCAAACAGTAAATGCTCTAATCAGGGAACTTAAAGTTTTACATGAGGAATTCAGAAATATAGGACCGGTTCCGAAGGAAGATCAGGAAGTTCTTTGGAATAGGTTTAAAGTAGCCTCTGATAAAATTTACGAAAAACGCGGCGAATACTATAAGGAGCTTAGAGAACGTCAAGAACAAAATCTGGAAGTTAAAATAAAACTAGCCGAAGCCATTGCTGGGTTTACCCAATTCCAGACTAGTAGAATTGAAGAGTGGAAACAAAAGACTGCAGAATTGCTGGAACTACAGGAGAAGTGGAAACAAGCGGGTGGAGTTCCTCAAGACAAAGGAAAAGAAATATCAAAAAAATTCTGGAGTGCGTGTAAATCCTTTTTCCATAACAAAGAAGTATTTTTCAAACACCTTGAGGTAGAAAAAGAAGAAAACCTTAAGAAGAAAATCGCTTTGTGTGAGCGTGCAGAAGTATTAAAGGATCAGACTGATTTTAGTGGAACAGCTACTGAGTTGAAAAATCTTCAGAAAGAATGGGAAGCTATCGGACCAGTGCCAATAAAAGAAAAAGAACCTATTTTTAAACGTTTTAAAGCTGCTTGCGATCATTTCTTTAATAAGAAAAGAGAATTGCAGGCTGAACATGAAAAAGAGTTTAAAGATAATCTGGATAAGAAAAATGCTCTCATTCAAAAATTGGAAGGCCTCAATTCTGATAATAATTCAAATCCGGACGATTTAAAGGTTATCCAGGATGAATGGAAAAAAATAGGTTTTGTTCCTAAAACGGAAATGAAAGATATCAATGCAAGATATCAGAGAGCAGTTGATAATTTCCTCGGACATCTTGAAGGAGATAAGTCTGAAGTTGACAAGTTAAAATTAAGTCTTCAGATAAATGCTTTGAAAACAAATCCTGAAGGTGGAAAAAAACTTTACCAAAAAGAGAAAGAAATTCATCGTAAAATTTCGGTCCTTAAACAAGAAA
- a CDS encoding YqgE/AlgH family protein, whose amino-acid sequence MLKIGNVIISEPYLGDDNFERTVIIMCEYGESGALGLVLNKPTIITLNSVLESVNSEELLYIGGPVAQDSLHFIFRNNYNIEGAVKLGDNLYWGGNFEQVLDLFNNNLANAEDFRFFLGYSGWEGGQLENEFKANSWIVSHVETEDIFEIEPANLWREILKSMGGKYKMLSNYPIDPRLN is encoded by the coding sequence ATGTTGAAGATAGGTAATGTTATAATATCGGAGCCATACTTGGGTGATGACAACTTTGAACGAACAGTAATCATCATGTGTGAATATGGTGAATCAGGAGCTCTTGGGCTTGTACTTAACAAGCCTACGATTATTACGCTCAATTCTGTTTTGGAAAGTGTAAATTCGGAAGAGCTTTTGTATATTGGAGGACCTGTCGCACAGGATTCGCTTCATTTCATTTTCAGAAACAATTATAATATCGAAGGGGCAGTGAAGTTAGGAGATAATTTGTACTGGGGCGGAAATTTTGAACAAGTGTTGGACTTATTTAATAACAACCTTGCCAATGCCGAAGACTTCAGATTTTTTCTGGGGTATTCAGGATGGGAAGGAGGACAGCTGGAGAATGAGTTTAAAGCAAATTCATGGATTGTAAGCCATGTTGAAACGGAGGATATATTTGAAATTGAACCCGCTAATCTATGGCGGGAAATATTGAAGAGTATGGGTGGTAAATACAAGATGTTATCTAATTATCCTATTGATCCAAGATTGAATTAA
- the pdxH gene encoding pyridoxamine 5'-phosphate oxidase encodes MSKQEQNLSDIRNDYKLKILSESDLKENPIDQFQEWLDLAVKSNLYEPTAMTLSTCDSQCRPSSRIVLLKGLDDGLVFFTNYDSKKGLSVAENPFAAALFFWPELERQVRIEGKVVKVSTEESDKYFYSRPKASQIGAIISPQSKIISSRDDLDLMFEKALVDHENKEVTRPDNWGGYRIIPEYFEFWQGRSGRLHDRLFYQRENNGWTKGRLAP; translated from the coding sequence ATGAGCAAACAGGAGCAAAATTTATCAGACATCAGAAACGATTATAAACTTAAAATACTATCTGAGTCTGATCTTAAAGAAAATCCAATAGACCAATTTCAAGAATGGTTAGATCTGGCTGTAAAAAGTAATTTGTATGAACCTACTGCCATGACATTATCCACATGCGATAGTCAATGCAGACCTTCTTCAAGGATAGTCCTCTTAAAAGGATTGGACGATGGTTTGGTATTTTTCACAAATTATGATAGTAAAAAAGGCTTGTCTGTGGCAGAGAATCCATTTGCTGCTGCTTTGTTCTTCTGGCCAGAATTAGAGCGTCAGGTAAGGATCGAAGGAAAGGTTGTAAAAGTAAGTACTGAAGAATCTGATAAGTATTTTTATTCCAGGCCTAAAGCCTCACAGATTGGAGCAATAATATCTCCTCAAAGTAAAATTATTTCTTCCAGAGATGACTTGGATTTAATGTTTGAAAAGGCCCTGGTTGATCATGAAAACAAAGAAGTAACAAGGCCTGACAATTGGGGTGGATACAGGATCATTCCAGAATATTTTGAGTTTTGGCAAGGACGATCAGGAAGGTTGCATGACAGGTTATTTTATCAAAGAGAAAACAACGGCTGGACTAAAGGAAGACTGGCTCCTTAA
- the bshB1 gene encoding bacillithiol biosynthesis deacetylase BshB1 — protein MKLDMLVLSAHPDDAELACSGTILRHIEMGKKVGLVDLTRGQLGTRGTPEIRDMEAEAAASVLGLAARENLGFEDGFFTEDKEHLIAIIKAIRKYQPEIIITNALHDRHPDHGRASDLVSRASFLSGLVKIETGQNAWRARNVYHYIQDRYIKPDLIVDVTPYWEQKIKTIKAFQSQFFNPGSVEPGTYISSPEFLLFIEARALEFGHSIGVKYGEGFTSERNVGINNMFDLL, from the coding sequence ATGAAGTTAGATATGCTTGTGCTTTCGGCACACCCTGATGATGCGGAGTTGGCTTGTTCGGGGACAATACTCAGGCATATTGAAATGGGGAAAAAAGTAGGTCTGGTAGATCTTACCCGTGGTCAATTAGGTACCAGAGGTACCCCTGAAATTAGGGACATGGAAGCAGAAGCAGCTGCAAGTGTACTTGGACTGGCAGCTAGGGAAAACCTTGGGTTTGAAGATGGATTTTTTACTGAAGATAAAGAACATCTAATTGCTATTATTAAAGCAATTAGAAAGTATCAGCCTGAGATTATAATTACCAATGCCTTACACGACAGGCACCCCGATCATGGAAGAGCTTCAGATTTGGTATCCAGAGCAAGTTTTCTTTCTGGGCTTGTAAAAATTGAAACAGGACAGAATGCTTGGAGGGCCAGGAATGTGTACCACTATATTCAGGATAGGTATATAAAACCAGATTTGATAGTGGATGTAACTCCTTATTGGGAACAAAAAATAAAAACGATCAAAGCATTTCAAAGTCAGTTCTTCAATCCGGGAAGTGTAGAACCAGGTACTTATATATCTTCGCCGGAATTTTTATTGTTTATTGAAGCTAGAGCCTTGGAGTTCGGCCATTCTATAGGTGTAAAGTACGGTGAAGGATTTACATCTGAAAGGAATGTTGGAATTAACAATATGTTTGATCTCCTGTAA
- a CDS encoding peptidoglycan DD-metalloendopeptidase family protein, whose amino-acid sequence MQNKKCYSLLIILFFFSYKGFSQEKKNKDFLNVKTPSIEYSVPEAGKILFDEEFVDTTNTDENAIFFDPQREPELVSEDTTDIDEGETSIIEVAEQLKVDSIWVTIAEYYSIWDSRSVNPYKRDGAKFSDTLNISLYDSLGGFNWSMPLIGCHITSDFGMRHSRWHYGTDLKLEIGDPVVACFDGIVRINQYNAGGYGNYVMVRHYNGLETLYGHLSKSHVTVGQLVKAGELLGDGGNTGRSSGPHLHFEVRYEGNAINPEELYDFPMNTLKSKIFELNPSHFEYLREARKVFYHRVRSGESLGTISRKYRVSVSTICKLNGISSRTTLKVGRKLRIR is encoded by the coding sequence ATGCAGAATAAAAAGTGCTATTCACTTTTGATAATCCTATTCTTTTTTTCCTATAAAGGTTTTTCCCAGGAAAAAAAGAATAAGGATTTCTTAAATGTAAAAACTCCATCCATTGAGTACTCAGTACCAGAAGCAGGCAAGATACTTTTTGACGAAGAATTTGTCGATACCACAAATACTGATGAAAATGCTATATTCTTTGACCCTCAAAGGGAACCTGAACTCGTTAGCGAAGATACTACCGATATTGATGAAGGTGAAACAAGCATAATTGAGGTAGCTGAACAGTTGAAAGTAGATTCTATATGGGTTACTATTGCGGAATATTATTCCATTTGGGATTCCAGAAGCGTGAATCCATACAAACGTGATGGAGCCAAGTTTTCAGATACTTTAAATATTAGTTTATACGACTCTCTAGGAGGTTTCAATTGGTCAATGCCTCTGATTGGTTGTCATATTACTTCCGATTTCGGTATGCGCCATTCCAGATGGCATTATGGAACAGATTTAAAGCTTGAGATTGGAGATCCAGTTGTGGCTTGTTTCGATGGTATTGTCAGAATAAATCAATATAATGCTGGTGGTTATGGGAATTATGTAATGGTAAGACATTACAATGGCCTTGAAACGCTTTATGGTCACCTTTCAAAATCTCATGTTACTGTAGGGCAATTAGTAAAAGCAGGAGAACTTTTGGGAGATGGAGGAAATACAGGGAGAAGTTCGGGACCTCACTTGCATTTTGAGGTGCGATACGAGGGTAATGCAATTAATCCTGAAGAACTTTATGATTTTCCTATGAATACTTTAAAATCAAAAATATTTGAGCTTAATCCTTCTCATTTTGAATATTTAAGAGAAGCGAGAAAGGTATTCTATCATAGAGTGAGATCTGGGGAGTCTTTAGGCACAATAAGTCGGAAATACAGAGTGTCTGTTAGTACTATCTGTAAACTGAATGGTATTTCATCAAGAACTACTCTTAAGGTTGGCCGAAAACTTAGAATTAGATAA
- the trxB gene encoding thioredoxin-disulfide reductase, with amino-acid sequence MAEEKVGCLIIGSGPAGYTAAIYSARAGLKPVLYQGAQPGGQLMITNEVENYPGYPEGVLGPKMMEDFQKQASRFGTDIRFGMATSVDFTGPVHKVIIDESHLIHADVVIVSTGASAKWLGLESEARLNGRGVSACAVCDGFFFRGKDVAVVGAGDTACEEAVYLSKLCRKVYLLVRRDTMRASQIMQKRVLNTPNIEVLWNSETHEILGEEEVEGMRVKNVQTGALTDITVQGFFVAIGHKPNTDIFKGWLDLDDNGYINTLPGSSKTNIEGVFACGDAQDHIYRQAVTAAGSGCMAALDAERYLAAKEAEEETVK; translated from the coding sequence ATGGCAGAAGAAAAAGTAGGGTGTCTCATCATTGGCTCCGGTCCTGCAGGATATACTGCGGCAATATATTCAGCAAGAGCTGGTTTAAAACCTGTATTGTACCAGGGAGCTCAGCCCGGAGGGCAGTTAATGATTACTAATGAAGTGGAAAATTATCCAGGATATCCTGAAGGTGTACTTGGTCCGAAGATGATGGAGGATTTCCAGAAACAAGCATCAAGATTCGGTACTGACATTAGATTTGGTATGGCTACTTCTGTAGATTTTACTGGACCTGTACATAAAGTAATTATAGACGAATCTCATTTGATTCATGCAGACGTTGTTATTGTTTCTACTGGAGCCTCAGCAAAATGGCTGGGATTAGAATCTGAAGCGAGATTAAACGGAAGAGGAGTTTCCGCTTGTGCAGTTTGCGATGGATTCTTTTTCAGAGGTAAAGATGTGGCTGTTGTCGGGGCCGGTGATACTGCATGTGAAGAGGCTGTATATCTTTCGAAGCTTTGCAGAAAAGTATATCTACTTGTCAGAAGAGATACTATGCGGGCTTCGCAAATCATGCAAAAAAGAGTATTAAACACTCCTAATATCGAGGTATTGTGGAACTCTGAAACCCATGAAATATTAGGTGAAGAAGAAGTGGAAGGTATGAGAGTGAAGAATGTCCAAACAGGAGCATTAACAGATATTACTGTTCAGGGATTTTTCGTTGCCATAGGTCATAAACCTAATACAGACATATTTAAAGGCTGGTTGGATCTTGATGACAACGGATATATCAATACATTACCAGGTAGTAGTAAAACGAATATTGAAGGTGTCTTCGCTTGTGGCGATGCACAGGATCATATATACAGACAAGCAGTAACAGCAGCCGGTTCAGGTTGCATGGCAGCTCTTGATGCTGAAAGATATCTTGCCGCTAAAGAAGCAGAAGAGGAAACAGTTAAATAA
- a CDS encoding sigma-70 family RNA polymerase sigma factor has product MRQLKISKQITNRESQSLDKYLQEIGKVDLLTPDEEVELAKRIREGDQLALEKLTKANLRFVVSVAKQYQNQGLSLGDLINEGNLGLIKAAQRFDETRGFKFISYAVWWIRQSILQALAEQSRIVRLPLNRVGSLNKISKTFSDLEQKYEREPSPDELAEVLEVSTSEVVDTLKISGRHVSMDAPFVQGEENSLLDVLENDSEVTPDSELMNDSLRKEVQRALSTLTQREADVITLYFGLNGEHSMTLEEIGEKFNLTRERVRQIKEKAIRRLRHTSRSKALKPYLG; this is encoded by the coding sequence ATGAGACAGCTTAAGATAAGCAAACAGATTACCAACAGGGAAAGCCAGTCACTTGACAAATATCTTCAGGAGATTGGAAAGGTAGATCTACTTACCCCTGATGAAGAAGTGGAACTGGCGAAGAGAATCAGAGAAGGTGATCAGTTAGCTTTGGAAAAGCTTACAAAGGCAAACCTTAGGTTCGTTGTTTCTGTTGCAAAACAGTATCAAAATCAAGGACTTTCCCTTGGTGATTTGATTAATGAAGGAAATCTGGGTCTCATTAAAGCTGCTCAGAGATTTGATGAAACGAGAGGTTTTAAGTTTATTTCCTATGCTGTATGGTGGATTCGTCAATCAATTCTTCAGGCTTTGGCCGAACAATCAAGAATTGTAAGACTTCCTTTAAACAGAGTCGGTTCTTTAAATAAAATATCCAAAACATTTTCTGATCTTGAGCAAAAATATGAGAGAGAGCCTTCTCCTGACGAACTTGCTGAAGTATTAGAGGTAAGTACTTCTGAAGTTGTTGATACTCTGAAAATTTCAGGTCGTCATGTTTCTATGGATGCACCTTTTGTTCAGGGAGAAGAGAATAGCCTTCTTGATGTCTTGGAAAATGACAGCGAAGTTACCCCAGATTCGGAATTAATGAATGACTCTTTGAGAAAAGAGGTTCAGAGAGCGCTATCTACACTGACACAGCGTGAAGCCGATGTAATTACTCTTTATTTCGGTCTTAATGGAGAACATTCAATGACATTGGAAGAGATTGGTGAGAAATTCAATCTTACAAGAGAGAGAGTGCGTCAGATTAAAGAAAAAGCAATAAGAAGATTAAGGCATACTTCAAGAAGCAAAGCACTTAAACCTTACTTAGGTTAA
- the pnp gene encoding polyribonucleotide nucleotidyltransferase → MSLNVIRKNIPLEDGRVISIETGKLAKQADGSVVVRLGDTMLLATVVSAIEVKEGVDFMPLSVDYQEKFASAGKIPGGFLKREGKLSDMEVLISRLVDRAMRPLFPDDYHADTQVNISLISADKEALPDCLAALAASAAMAVSDIPFNGPISEVRVIRKEGKFLINPTPAQMAGAELDLIVGASYDNIVMVEGEMNEVSESVMLEALKIAHDAIKVHCTVLKELEAEAGKTKKREYCHEVNSAELKERMHKELYDKVYAVAKQGNANKAVRGESFKAIKKAFVESLPEDHTEDLKLISKYYHDIEKEAVRNMVLDERLRLDNRKLDEIRPIWSEVDYLPSAHGSAIFTRGETQSLTTATLGTKLDEQMIDSAMVSGTNKFMLHYNFPGFSTGEVKPNRGPGRREVGHGNLALRALKKVLPPESENPYTIRIVSDILESNGSSSMATVCAGTLALMDAGVQIKAPVSGIAMGLISDYKTGRWAVLSDILGDEDHLGDMDFKVTGTEQGITACQMDMKVEGLSYEILEKALEQAKNGRLHILNEIKKTLDAPKPDLKPHTPRSFAIRIPKDMIGAVIGPGGKVVQEIQKVTGATLIIEEVEDGGLVNVFAKDKEVMDKAVKWVKGIVAIPEVGEVYQGKVKSIMPFGAFVEFMPGKDGLLHISEIKWERLENMEGVLEVGEEVKVKLVEVDKKTGKFRLSRKVLIPKPEKKESEQSK, encoded by the coding sequence ATGTCGTTAAACGTAATTAGGAAAAATATTCCTTTAGAAGACGGAAGAGTTATTTCCATAGAAACAGGAAAATTGGCAAAACAGGCAGATGGTTCTGTGGTAGTGAGATTGGGAGATACGATGCTTCTTGCTACTGTAGTTTCTGCTATAGAGGTAAAAGAAGGTGTAGATTTTATGCCTTTATCAGTTGATTATCAGGAGAAATTTGCTTCTGCAGGGAAAATCCCAGGAGGCTTTTTAAAGAGGGAAGGAAAACTGAGTGATATGGAAGTTTTGATCTCAAGGCTAGTAGACAGAGCCATGAGACCACTGTTTCCCGATGATTATCATGCTGACACTCAGGTTAACATTAGCCTAATTTCAGCTGACAAGGAGGCGTTGCCGGATTGTCTTGCCGCTCTAGCAGCTTCTGCCGCTATGGCAGTTTCAGATATTCCTTTCAACGGTCCTATTTCTGAAGTTAGAGTTATAAGAAAAGAAGGGAAATTTTTGATTAATCCAACTCCTGCTCAAATGGCAGGGGCCGAACTGGATCTTATTGTAGGCGCTTCTTATGACAATATTGTTATGGTGGAAGGAGAAATGAACGAAGTGTCCGAATCGGTCATGCTGGAGGCTTTAAAAATTGCTCACGATGCAATCAAAGTCCATTGCACAGTTCTTAAAGAACTTGAAGCTGAAGCTGGTAAAACAAAAAAGAGGGAGTATTGCCATGAAGTAAATAGTGCAGAACTTAAAGAAAGAATGCACAAAGAACTTTATGATAAAGTATATGCTGTTGCAAAACAGGGAAATGCCAATAAAGCCGTAAGAGGTGAATCTTTTAAGGCTATTAAGAAGGCATTTGTAGAGTCTTTACCCGAAGATCATACTGAAGATCTAAAATTGATCAGTAAATATTACCATGATATAGAGAAAGAGGCTGTACGAAACATGGTTTTAGATGAGAGGTTAAGGTTAGATAATAGAAAGCTTGATGAAATTAGACCAATTTGGAGTGAAGTAGATTACCTTCCTTCAGCTCATGGTTCGGCTATATTTACTAGGGGAGAAACTCAGTCTCTCACTACTGCAACCTTGGGGACCAAGCTGGACGAACAAATGATCGACAGTGCAATGGTTTCAGGTACCAACAAGTTTATGCTTCATTATAATTTCCCTGGATTTTCTACAGGTGAAGTTAAACCTAACAGAGGACCAGGAAGAAGGGAAGTTGGGCATGGAAACCTTGCTCTTAGAGCTTTGAAAAAGGTATTACCTCCGGAATCTGAAAATCCTTACACCATCCGTATCGTTTCTGATATTTTGGAATCTAATGGGTCATCTTCAATGGCGACTGTTTGTGCTGGTACTCTGGCTCTAATGGATGCCGGAGTGCAAATTAAAGCACCTGTATCAGGTATTGCTATGGGATTGATCTCTGATTACAAAACAGGCAGATGGGCAGTTCTTTCTGATATTCTTGGTGACGAAGATCATCTTGGTGATATGGACTTTAAAGTGACTGGAACCGAGCAGGGAATTACGGCATGTCAGATGGATATGAAAGTTGAAGGTTTGTCCTATGAAATACTTGAAAAAGCTTTGGAGCAGGCTAAAAACGGAAGACTTCATATTCTTAATGAGATTAAGAAAACTCTTGATGCTCCAAAACCTGATCTAAAACCTCATACTCCTAGATCTTTTGCGATAAGAATTCCTAAAGATATGATTGGTGCTGTAATCGGTCCTGGAGGAAAAGTAGTTCAGGAAATACAAAAAGTTACTGGCGCGACGTTGATTATTGAAGAAGTTGAGGATGGAGGTTTGGTTAATGTTTTTGCAAAAGATAAAGAAGTGATGGACAAGGCTGTGAAGTGGGTAAAAGGAATCGTTGCTATTCCTGAGGTAGGAGAGGTTTATCAAGGTAAAGTTAAGTCTATAATGCCTTTTGGAGCTTTTGTTGAGTTTATGCCAGGTAAAGACGGCTTACTTCACATTTCTGAAATTAAATGGGAGAGATTAGAAAATATGGAGGGAGTTTTAGAAGTTGGAGAAGAAGTTAAGGTTAAACTAGTGGAAGTTGACAAAAAAACTGGTAAATTCAGATTATCACGCAAAGTATTGATACCTAAGCCGGAGAAAAAAGAATCAGAACAAAGCAAATAA
- the rpsO gene encoding 30S ribosomal protein S15: protein MYLSTEKKQEIFKQNSKEKSAKDTGSSESQIALFTHRINYLTGHLKTHPKDFSTRLGLLKLVGKRRRILDYLQKVDIDRYRAIIAEHNLRK from the coding sequence ATGTATTTAAGCACAGAAAAAAAACAGGAGATCTTTAAACAAAACAGCAAAGAAAAATCTGCTAAGGATACTGGTTCATCTGAATCTCAAATTGCTCTTTTCACTCATAGAATCAATTATTTGACAGGGCACTTGAAAACTCATCCAAAAGACTTTTCTACAAGATTAGGACTGTTAAAGCTTGTTGGTAAAAGAAGAAGAATTTTGGATTATTTGCAAAAAGTTGATATTGATCGTTACAGGGCAATAATCGCTGAGCACAATTTGAGAAAATAA
- a CDS encoding LptF/LptG family permease → MKKLDKLILTAFLGPFFLTFVVVVFILLTQYLLKYLEDFVGKDLGFSVFAELIFYFSLNMVPVALPLAILLSSLMTFGNLGEHFELTAIKSAGISLTRALLPIGFIVILLSVVAFFFNNNIVPKANLKAYSLLYDIRQKKPALDFKEGAFYNGLPGYSIKVSKKFPDGRTLKNLMIYDHSQGKGNTDLIIADSGKMYMAYNDKYLILELFNGKNFSETQDNERPQGYTFLRNEFKKSKMVFSLESFELNRTKEELFATNKLMLNVSELQKTSDSLRNEKKNIEKSLEGNVKPYYSFHTRQDSVARNVSKAQAINVNDSLVKANKQQILNRAVNQARSIKAFTSTHVERLYHLTKDSNIFEIEKYRKYTQSLACIIMFLIGAPLGAIIKKGGFGIPVLISIIFFILFYVLSIMGEKWAKESLVEVPIGMWWANFMLFPVGLFFWYKARKDSRLFETDIYTPLISGFKKIFKKK, encoded by the coding sequence ATGAAGAAGCTGGATAAATTGATACTTACGGCTTTTTTAGGCCCTTTTTTTTTAACATTTGTAGTTGTAGTCTTTATATTACTTACACAGTATCTTCTTAAATACCTGGAGGATTTTGTAGGTAAAGATCTTGGGTTTAGTGTTTTTGCCGAGCTGATATTTTATTTTAGTTTGAATATGGTACCGGTAGCATTGCCGTTAGCTATATTGCTCTCTTCTTTAATGACATTCGGAAACCTGGGAGAACATTTTGAACTCACAGCTATAAAAAGTGCAGGCATTTCACTTACCAGAGCACTTTTACCAATAGGATTTATAGTAATTCTGTTGTCAGTAGTTGCTTTCTTTTTTAATAATAATATTGTACCCAAAGCAAATTTAAAAGCTTATAGTCTCCTATATGATATCCGACAGAAGAAGCCTGCGTTGGACTTCAAAGAAGGTGCTTTTTATAATGGATTGCCAGGTTATAGCATAAAGGTAAGTAAAAAGTTTCCTGATGGCCGGACGCTTAAAAACCTTATGATTTATGATCATAGTCAGGGAAAAGGTAATACAGACCTGATTATTGCAGATTCGGGAAAAATGTACATGGCTTATAATGACAAGTACCTGATTCTTGAATTATTTAATGGCAAAAACTTTTCAGAAACACAGGATAACGAACGTCCCCAGGGCTATACTTTTTTAAGAAATGAGTTCAAGAAGAGTAAAATGGTATTTAGTCTGGAATCCTTTGAGCTAAACAGGACAAAGGAGGAATTATTTGCTACTAATAAGCTGATGTTGAATGTGTCTGAACTGCAAAAGACCTCTGATTCACTTCGAAATGAAAAAAAGAATATAGAAAAAAGCTTGGAGGGAAATGTTAAACCTTACTATAGTTTTCACACCAGACAAGACAGTGTTGCAAGGAATGTATCAAAAGCCCAAGCAATTAATGTAAACGATTCTTTGGTAAAGGCAAATAAACAACAGATACTAAATCGAGCTGTTAATCAAGCAAGAAGCATCAAAGCATTTACTTCAACCCATGTAGAAAGGCTATATCATCTAACAAAAGATTCTAACATATTTGAAATCGAAAAGTACAGGAAATATACGCAATCCCTGGCATGCATTATCATGTTCCTTATAGGCGCTCCGCTTGGAGCTATCATAAAAAAAGGAGGATTCGGAATTCCAGTGCTAATTTCCATTATTTTCTTTATACTTTTTTACGTCCTATCGATAATGGGAGAGAAGTGGGCAAAAGAAAGTCTCGTAGAGGTGCCGATAGGTATGTGGTGGGCCAATTTTATGCTATTTCCAGTTGGGCTGTTCTTTTGGTATAAAGCAAGAAAAGATTCAAGATTGTTTGAAACTGATATCTATACTCCCTTAATTTCAGGGTTTAAAAAGATTTTTAAGAAGAAGTAG